The nucleotide window AGAGACGGATTGTAAAAAGCTGTTAGACAATTTAAATTTAAGATGGGATGAAATAGTTGAAGAGATTATAAACACAGTAGGAGTAGTATTGCTTCTAGGAAATGTAGATTCCGGAAAGACTTACTTGACCAATCTATTCACCAATCTTGCCACTTCTTACTTGAAGATTATAGATGCAGATGTTGGGCAATCCACTTTATTTCTACCAACCTTCATAGCAGAATTAAAACCGATGAGAAAAACCCTTAATCTAGAGGAGCTTGGATATGATACTCTAGAATTCTTTGGAGATATAACACCTTCAACGAATCCTAGACTACATGTTCAAAAAATATTGAGACTCTATGAAACAACACCAAAGGAAAGACTAACAGTAATAGATACTGATGGGTGGACTGTTGGACTAAATTCAATGTTACACAAATTCGAATTAATATACACAATTGATCCTGATTATATAATAGTATTTGATCAGAAAATAAAAGATTCATTACCTGAAAATTATAGAAACAAAGCAATTCTTTTAAAAAGTGTAAATCTGCATAAGTCTAGATCTGAAAGAAAAGCAAATAGAATAGCAAAATATGAGAGATATTTTAAGGAAGCAAAAAACATAAAAACCCTATCTGAAAATTTATTAGGAAAACAAATATCAAACATTCTATACTGTGCATGG belongs to Saccharolobus solfataricus and includes:
- a CDS encoding Clp1/GlmU family protein, translating into MKKEQIIQGPCTIKVLEGEARILGIEIQKNDLLTIPSDKTYTLVYDENTRLETDCKKLLDNLNLRWDEIVEEIINTVGVVLLLGNVDSGKTYLTNLFTNLATSYLKIIDADVGQSTLFLPTFIAELKPMRKTLNLEELGYDTLEFFGDITPSTNPRLHVQKILRLYETTPKERLTVIDTDGWTVGLNSMLHKFELIYTIDPDYIIVFDQKIKDSLPENYRNKAILLKSVNLHKSRSERKANRIAKYERYFKEAKNIKTLSENLLGKQISNILYCAWGEYIQLSDEEPCTDYYIPLNLLKGALLGIIENKKVIGAALLDDLKENEITILSRVNKFTGLVLGYISLNDKFEERRIRFRKCKS